In one Stenotrophomonas maltophilia genomic region, the following are encoded:
- a CDS encoding NuoB/complex I 20 kDa subunit family protein: MGVIQTLDGLMNNPTPEGRVDDILRPEGDNPLLEKGFVTTSVDALLNWARTGSMWPMTFGLACCAVEMMHAGAARLDLDRYGVVFRPSPRQSDVMIVAGTLVNKMAPALRKVYDQMPDPKWVISMGSCANGGGYYHYSYSVVRGCDRVVPVDVYVPGCPPTAEALVYGILQLQKKIWRTQTIAR, encoded by the coding sequence ATGGGAGTGATTCAGACGCTCGATGGCCTGATGAACAATCCGACCCCGGAAGGGCGGGTTGATGACATCCTGCGGCCGGAAGGCGACAATCCCCTGCTGGAAAAAGGCTTCGTCACCACCAGCGTCGACGCCCTGCTGAACTGGGCGCGTACCGGCTCGATGTGGCCGATGACCTTCGGCCTGGCCTGCTGTGCCGTGGAGATGATGCACGCCGGCGCCGCGCGCCTGGACCTGGACCGCTACGGCGTGGTGTTCCGCCCGTCGCCGCGCCAGTCCGACGTGATGATCGTCGCCGGTACGCTGGTCAACAAGATGGCCCCGGCACTGCGCAAGGTCTACGACCAGATGCCCGACCCCAAGTGGGTGATCTCCATGGGCAGCTGTGCCAATGGCGGTGGTTATTACCACTATTCCTATTCTGTCGTGCGCGGCTGTGATCGCGTGGTGCCGGTGGACGTCTACGTCCCGGGCTGCCCGCCGACCGCCGAGGCGCTGGTGTACGGGATCCTGCAGCTGCAGAAGAAGATCTGGCGTACACAGACCATCGCCCGCTGA